Part of the Clostridia bacterium genome is shown below.
AGTTCTTAATTCCTCAATAATTTTACGATGTCGATCACGATCAAGAACCACTACTGTAACATCTTGTACCGTTTTATTTAAACTTTGGGCTACAGCCCTAACATTTTCACTTACAGTAGCATTTAAATTTATTTTACCCACCGCAGCAGGGCCTGCCGCAATTTTTTCCATATACATATCCGGAGCATGCAAAAGACAACCTTTGGGAGCCACGGCCAAAACGGAAATAGCACCAGTTAACCCTTTAGCTACCAAATTAGTACCTTCTAAGGGATCAACAGCCACATCAACCTGAATATTTTGTCCACTACCCACTTTTTCCCCAATATAAAGCATGGGGGCTTCATCTCTTTCCCCTTCCCCGATTACTACTATTCCGTCAATATTTACTGTATCAAACATACGCCGCATGGCTGTTACCGCGGCACGGTCCGCCGAATTGCGATCACCACGCCCCCACCAGCGTGCACAAGCAATTGCCGCCGCCTCGGTTACCCGGGCAAATTCCAAAGCCAGTTCCCGTTTCATTACTGAACATAGTCTTTCAGTGGTCATCCTCTTTCTCCTCCTCTTCTATCCCTATTTTATCCCCTTTTGCCAATCACGTGCAAACTGTTCTAACCCGATTGTTGTTAAAGGATGAACAAACATTTTTTGCAGTACCGAATAGGGAAGTGTTGCGATTTGGGCACCAGCCAAAGCAGCCCCTTCGACATGAGCAGGATGGCGGATACTAGCAGCAATAATTTTAGTAGGTAATTGATAATAATTATAGACTTCGGCAATTTGAGCCACTAAACTAAGTCCATTACAGCCAATATCATCTAATCTGCCCACAAAAGGACTGACAAAACTAGCTCCAGCACGTGCTGCCAACAAAGCCTGATTTAATGAAAAAATTAACGTAACATTAGTTTTTATTCCCTCAGCAGCTAAAATAGGCAAACATTTTACCCCAGCAGGTGTAAGCGGAATTTTAATCACCACATTAGCTCCGATTTGAGCCAATTGGCGGGCCTCACTTAACATCATCTCCGTATCCTCAGCCAACACTTCCGCACTTACCGGTCCAGGGATCAATTTAATAATTTCAGCCACCAAATCCGCAAATTCCCCTTTTTCCCGTGCTACCAATGTGGGATTGGTCGTTACCCCAGAAATTACCCCATAAGCAGCCGCGGCTTTAATTTCTGCTAAATTTGCGGTATCCAAAAAAAGTTCCAAAAGATACACCGTTGCCAA
Proteins encoded:
- the glpX gene encoding class II fructose-bisphosphatase; this encodes MKRELALEFARVTEAAAIACARWWGRGDRNSADRAAVTAMRRMFDTVNIDGIVVIGEGERDEAPMLYIGEKVGSGQNIQVDVAVDPLEGTNLVAKGLTGAISVLAVAPKGCLLHAPDMYMEKIAAGPAAVGKINLNATVSENVRAVAQSLNKTVQDVTVVVLDRDRHRKIIEELRTMGARIKLITDGDVSPAVATCIPGSGIDMVLGIGGAPEGVLTAAALRCMGGEFQGRLWPLNKEEIQRAHKLGVKDLQKILTLDDLVKGNDVIFAASGVTDADFLKGVRYYGNSVSTHTVVMRGASGTVRFLEARHRMDKKSQYLSISGR
- the fsa gene encoding fructose-6-phosphate aldolase, with the translated sequence MELFLDTANLAEIKAAAAYGVISGVTTNPTLVAREKGEFADLVAEIIKLIPGPVSAEVLAEDTEMMLSEARQLAQIGANVVIKIPLTPAGVKCLPILAAEGIKTNVTLIFSLNQALLAARAGASFVSPFVGRLDDIGCNGLSLVAQIAEVYNYYQLPTKIIAASIRHPAHVEGAALAGAQIATLPYSVLQKMFVHPLTTIGLEQFARDWQKGIK